The Quercus lobata isolate SW786 chromosome 9, ValleyOak3.0 Primary Assembly, whole genome shotgun sequence region caaaaaaaaaaaataaacagagGAGGCCAGACGGAAGCACTAGACAAGAATTTGCAGCTATTCCTGGTTACTGACTACTCAAAAGTGCTGACCGATCTgttctctctcctcaaaaaccCAACATTCTCACTACCTCTatttcattgatgactcaaaTCCAATCCTAAGTTCCCTATTCATACCTCAATCCAATATTTTTATGGACCCAAGTCTTTCTTACTGTACTGTTTAGTCATTCGAATTAATATTTTCGGTTGCATTAACTAAAGTTACGGAGCTTCTTGACTCATGCTGAGATTAACCAAGGACAtaacttttttgataattcaattgtCACAAGAAGTGGGGGTAGATACAACTCATTTTTTCCTGAGACTAGGCAATATCATTTAGCTACTCTAtgacaataaataatttaagaaggCCATCCCTGGATGAAGAATacaaaactattttataattaacCCCCATATATGTTACTTCCCATCATCCACCATGCTCTTGAACAGCAAGATCATAATGCAGTTGCTGCTAGATTTGCTATGCCAATAAAAATAACCAAGGCTAAGAAGTTTGAGCAGTAGGAAATGAGTTCAATAACATCTAGGACAACTAGGCATTCGTTCCAATGATCTAAGTAAAGTTGTCATATATCTTTGGGGGTGTTATGATAGATACGAATAATATAGATGATGATAATAAAGATATATGGCATAACCAGGTAGAACCCTGTTACTTTAGAGCAACTTCTGGAAACACAAATATGAAAGGCCAGTATAAACCATCCAATAgcctaatattttttttctaaaatcagTTCCCAAGTCCTCTCCACAGTTTGAACTAGACCCTCACCTAAGAAACTTCAGAAGCACATAATTGCTCAGCAAAGTATTTGATCAAGCCAGTTTCAACAAAACTCAACTGGCTAAGTAAACCAAGTCCACCTATTATGTGTTATTATAGAAAATAACCTAATTATGCCATGATCATCATTCCATCACTTACTGCTTTCCTAGTTTCTGCATAACTGTGGACTTCACTGTGAGAGGGAAGACATTCAATAATACCCTCTTGCCCTTAACAGAGCAAAAACACCATCCCTTGTTTCCTTGAGTTGCCTTGACCCCAATGAACTTGTTTTTCTTGAGTTGACAAGTAAACAGCCTATTTCTTTGCTTCCAGGCTTTGTGCTCTAGACTTGAGATGgcttctttccaaaaaaataaagaaaacaggTGGCTTCTTTCAAGCCATTGCTACTACATTACCTGTGTTCTGGAAAATGAAATTTGGTAGAAGCCTAAAAGCATATGAAAAAAACCATCAGGGAGAAATTCAGGGTTGGCAATTTACTCagagaccttttttttttttggtcactgGGAGGCAGAGGAACTCATGTTCATTCTATCAAGTCCAGTCATGTAAATGTTGCTTCCAGAGCAACCTCAAAGTTATCAatcaaattaatgaaaattttcttttacccTCAGCAATAGGGAGGCTAATAAGGTCAAATTGCAAAGAGAGAACCATAGATATCACCTGTCTGTCTTCAAAGGCCCTCCTATTTGTCCCATAACTTgaggttcaaacttcaaagggACAAGGACTCCTGGAGACACTAGTTTCATATTCTTGGTGACTGACTACTCCAAGCAatcaccccaccccaccccaccccccacccccctctctttctccctctctctctaaaaccaTAGATTTTCCTACCTCTTTTTCATTAAGAGCTTAGATCAAGAAAGACTTGAATCCAATCTTTTATGGATTCAAGTCTTTCTTCACGTCTTTTTGAGCCATTAAAATCCAATCTTTTCTGCTGCATTAGCTAACAGAAGGCATGGAGCTTTGAGACTCATGACATATTGAGATTGATCAAGGACTTaacaaacatttaaaaaaggCCTTCCTGGGTCAGGTAACCAGCTAGAGACGACTTCAAGAAAATCTAGGACAACCAGTCATTTGATTCATTGGCCTAAGTATAGCAGCTATATATCTTTGAGGTAGTTATCATAGATACCAGTAGCATCAATGACAATAATGAAGGTAATAACCATGTAGAACTTAGTAACTTCAAAGGAACTTCTGGGAACAGAGACATGTAGAGTCTCTGGATGAGATAGTCTTCCTAAACCTTGTTAAGGCCAATATAAACCAAATTCACTAAGCCAGataattatgtaaaaaaagttttaaccaAATATTGTCAGCCAATCATCCAATAGCCTAATAGTTTTGGTCAAAATTGCATAAGATCAATTCCCAAATCCCAAGCACTGCACAGTTTGAACTAATCCACACCCAATAAGCTTAGTAAACAAAAGTTCAGCAAAGTATTTGATCAAGCTAGTTTCAAAAACACTCAACTAGCTAAGATAACCAAGTCCAGCCAACAATGTTTTTCTCCAACATGTGTAATAGAACATCACCATCCACATCGGTACAAGGGTAAGTCTAACcaacatttaaatgtgatacTACAAAGATAAATTAGCAGTAAGGTCAACAACATATCTAATCAAGGGGTAAAACTAAAGCTAACCAAGCTAGCTGATTATCCAAGTAAAAGCTAACTCATTTGCTAatcaattaagaaaattaaagtaATACTTCATattgatgaggaagattctAAAGTATAGGTTGAATTTAATGCGGGAGCCgcaagaagatttttatttagtattatttatgtttgcaagtccattgtatttttatgttttaggtcctagtaaTTTATTAagctattaatattttaatttggaagcaaggttattttcgtaataaggcaattagggtttcctagccaattagaactagggtttagtaatcttttataagcaacctattgtactccttgaggagatagttgatatttagatgaatgaaaacaatggccgtttggtctttctttAGTCTAGTGCTGACTCCAGGTCtaccctaggtgctgactccaggtctaccctaggtgctgactccaaaCAAgacctaggtgctgactccaaaCAAgacctaggtgctgactcctaggtcatatctatttattttattgttgtttcaattttgttctggttgtcctgCGTAGACgcaagaagatttttatttagtattatttatgtttgcaagtcaattgtatttttatgttttagattttagtagTTTATTAgactattaatattttaatttggaagtaaGATTATTTTCGTAATAAGACAATTAAGGTTATTTTCATAATAAGACAATTAAGGTTTCTTagccaattaaaatttttttttttgataagtaagaaagatatatattaaaagctaCCTCATGAAAACACAAGGCAGAACAGAGAATACAGagaaggaaacaaacaaaaagagaggagaagaagaaaaaagaaaacaaacggaGACAACAAAAAGCAAATTAATTACAGAGAAGAGAACTAAGGAACATAGGGATAGAATCACTACAGGTGAGTCCCTaagccctagaccaatcaaaaagagagcCACTAAAGTAAGCGAGCAACTGGTCATCAGACTTGTCCCTATCCTCAAAAGTACGCCAATTacgctccctccaaatacaccgcATTAGGCACAACGAAGCTAGATTCCAAACGCCAGAAGAATGCTTTCCAAACCAACTCCACCAACCTAAAAGCATATCTACAACCGATCTTGGCAAAACCCAAGAAATCCCAAAGGATTTAAAAACCATGCTCCACAACAAATAAGCTTTGTCACAATGGAGAAGCAAATGATTCACCGACTCCCCATTACAACGGCACAAAATGCACCAATCTACAAAATCGAATCCTCTATACCGCAAAATATCCCCTGTAAGAATCTTCTCCCAAGCAGCAATCCAAACGAAGAAGGAGACGTGAGTAGGAGCCTTAgccttccaaatacctttccaaggaaaggtAATAGGCAGGGAGCTTCGGAGCTTATTGTAGAACGAGCGGATGTCAAAAACCCCTTTCTTCGTCAATTTCCAAACCATGCGGTCTCCTTGCTCAGATTGAGGTAAGTTAGAACCCATGATTTGAAGGAAATCATCCACCACACCCGTCTCCCAATCATTTGGATTCCAAAGTAAAAGAACCTTCCAACTTCTCCGTGCCTCGGTCCCCAAACGTTCAAGAGACGAGGCCACCGAAGCCTCTCTATTAGAAGCAATCCCGTACACTACCGGGAAAGAAAGATGGAGTGGTGAGTCCCCACACCAATGGTCCGTCCAAAGCTTCACTCTATCCCCCACCCCTACCTCAAACCGGATGTGTTTGCTAAACACCTCCCATCCTTTTCGGATACTTCTCCATAAGCCACACCCATGAACACCCCTGCCCAGTTTGGAAGACCAACCCCCCCACTCTTCCCCAAACTTCAGAGCCACCACCCTCCTCCAAAGACGAGTCTCCTCAACCCCAAACCGCCATAGCCATTTTCCTAGTAAAGCTTTGTTAAACGTAGATAACTTCCTTATACCCAAACCACCATTAACCTTAGGAGCACACACCATGTCCCATCCCACCAAATGAAGCTTGGATTCCCCCCACAAGAAGTCCCTCTGAATCTTCTCAATCTTATTAGTCACATGCGAAGAGATGGTAAAAAGGGATAAAAAGTAAGTAGGAAGGTTGGAAAGCGTGCTCTTAATCAGTGTCAATCTACCACCTTTAGACAAATATAACTTCTTCCACCCGGCCAACTTCCGactaattttttccaaaataggattccaaatagaagGGGACTTATGGGCAGCCCCCAACGGCATACCAAGATAGGTCATAGGCAAAGACCCAATCCGGCAACCCAGGATCTCTGCCAAGGCATGAATATTGTTAACCTCCCCTACAGGAACCAACTCGCTCTTTAAGACATTAACCTTCAAACCTGTGACAGCCTAGAAACAAAGGAGAAGCATACGCACATGAAGGATCTGCTCCACATCCGCATCACAGAAAAGGATAGTATCATCCGCAAACAAAAGATGCGAGACACACTCCCCTACACCTCGTCTGCCTATAGCCTGAAAACCCCTGATCAATCCAACACCTTCGACTCTTTTCATCATCCTACTTAAGACCTCCATCATAACTAAAAACAACATACGAGATAGCGGATCCCCTTGTCTTAGGCCCCTCGTGCTCCCAAAAAAGTCAGCTGGAaccccattaatcaaaatagagAACTGGACAGTTGAAATACAAGTGCAAATCCAACTACACTACTTCTCCCCAAAGCCCATTCTCTTTAAAAGATCCAGAAGagcctcccaattcacatgatcgtaAGCTTTCTCAATGTCTAGCTTACAAATAACCCCCGGGATCTTACTCTTCACACGACTATCAACACACtcattagcaataagaactGAGTCAAGAATCTGTCTGCCTCCCACAAAACTATTCTGAGACTCAGAAATTAATTGATCTAAGACCCGTTTCATACAGTTTGCCAAAACCTTAGACAAGATCTTATACAAGCTCCCCACCAGGCTGATAGGACGGAAATCTCTAATATTAGAAGCATTGATTTTCTTGGGGATAAGAGCTATAAAGGTAGCGTTCAAAGATCTCTCAAACTTACTGTGCTGAAAAAATTCCTCAAAAACTGCTAGAACATCCCTTTCCACCACTCTCCAGCAATGGTGGAAAAAAGCCATAGAGAAGCCATCAGGACCTAGAGCTTTATCTCCAGCCAGCTCATTAACGGCTAGAAGAATCTCCTCCTGCTCAAACCTCCTTTCAAGCCAACCCCTCTCCAACCCATCAAGCTGATCAAACTCCAAACCTTCCACAAAAGGCCTCCACTCCTCTGACTCCtggtacaaatttttataaaaatttactacCTGAGCATTCTTAGCCaattaaaattagggtttagtaatcctttataagcaacctattgtactccttgaggagatagttgatattttgatgaatgaaaacaatggtcgtttggtctttctttgaTCTGAtgctgactcctagtggtttcccCGCTTGGTGCTGACTTCTAGGTCAtatccatttattttattgttgtttcaattttgttctggttgtcctACGTCAGAATTTCAACCAAATCTTATCATGTAAATATGTCAAATGGCAGAACAAGTTGGTCAGGCAATTTAAATAATACTAAGCTTGTCCTTAATGGGTTGAAATAGACATAAGTTGGCTAATTATTAACAGCAAGTTCAATTGGGCACAATTTCTAATCAAAACACTTTAAACAGGACTGAATTACAGGCTAATATTTGTCCCCTTTAGACACAATGTGCTTATTCATTTATAACGAATGAGGACTCCAAAACAGCACTAGTCCcaataaaatctttaaaagGGGAAGATTTTGGTACCAATATACAAACTGATCAACAAATTATTAGTACTAGTATATAATCCAGCTGAGTATAATAAAAGCTAACTCCTTTCCTAACCAAAACTCTCATATTGATGATTAAAATTATTATGGAGAGGATTTTGAGCTGATTAAGTGATTGTCCTATCACATCAATAAAATTCTAACCAAATCTAATCTTATAACTGGATCAAATTCCACATCAAGTTACTTGATGTCCAAATCAAACTAACCTTATCCTTAACAGGTTCTCAACAAACAAAAGTTATCTATTTaccaacaataagctcaattaggcaagccaagagccttgtaactcaatAACATTGTACGATCACCTTTATTAGGAGAACCAGTGCTTCAATCCCCTCTCCCCCACTTACTATGACAAtagaattatcaaaaataagctcaattaGGCACATTTCTAACACAAATCCAAGATATGCAAGTAAACATTTCCTACATGGTTAGAATTCTCCTATTTCATAGGAATTGAGACATTCacacaaattataatttacttGTCAACCAAACAACCAAATTTTCATGAATCTTAAAGAATTAACAACTCCCAAATTTCCCATCTCAAATTCCTCCTTAACCCACACAGCCTTGCCCTCATTTCAGTTATAACCAATTAGGACCCTCACACAGCATTAGTGAGGTAGGCACGGCACAAGTAGtcaaaaataaacaaagccaTTGGTCCTCTCCGTTTCACACAAAATGGAAAGAGTCCATTAAGATTTGATTTCCTAGATCTAACGATCACAGACTGgcacataatttaatttttacccTGATCATAAAATGGATCCATTTAAACATAGAAATATCcttttcccaaaattttggggttggcCATATGTATTCTTTTCCGCACACAAATACAGAGACATTAAGTACCAATACATAATTTTGAAGCAACAATAAGAACAAGATCAGTGCAAAAAAGCATAAATAGCAGTGGAAATATAAACAATAAGAGCAGAAGAAACCAAGATTAGCAAAGCGGCCACAGCATGCACAGCAGATTTACTCCCACAAGACAACATCCCCAACCTGATCTGAATCACATTCACCATTGACAGCATCAAAAACAAGCACCCCATCACCGACCCAATAGCCGACCCCATCATTCCAAGCCTCAAAACCTTCAAATTTATGTGGGCCCTGAAGGCCTCATCCACATCCTTACTATTCAACAAGTTGATAGCCAGCTTAAGCCCCTGTGCCACCAATgaagaaaacaagaagaagCTAAAAGAGACAACCTCAAACACCAAGAGTTTCCTCGCCACGTCAATGCCAGCATCACAGGCTGTGTTGGGTTCAAGGCTGCGTTGATTCGGTGTTGTTAGAGAAAGACCCACAAAAACCGCTATTGTGAAGAGTGAGTTTACATTCACTAGGCCATCCAAGGCTGTCACGTGTACACTTGTTGTTGTCTCCGTGATAGAAGTTGATGTCACTCTGCTGTAGTCTTTTGGAGATCtgcaaaaagaaaacatatatatatgagctataatatttgatttttttgtaattagaaCAGAAAAAAAGACATGGGTTTTATCTGAATCAAagttagagaaagaaagagagagagagagaaattactCATCCATGGACATGGTGGTGTTGCTATATATTGTTGCTTAAGGggtttatgtttttctttgtgtggagagagatagagaggatGTTGATGAAGGAAGGAGgtgtggt contains the following coding sequences:
- the LOC115962086 gene encoding uncharacterized protein LOC115962086; its protein translation is MSMDESPKDYSRVTSTSITETTTSVHVTALDGLVNVNSLFTIAVFVGLSLTTPNQRSLEPNTACDAGIDVARKLLVFEVVSFSFFLFSSLVAQGLKLAINLLNSKDVDEAFRAHINLKVLRLGMMGSAIGSVMGCLFLMLSMVNVIQIRLGMLSCGSKSAVHAVAALLILVSSALIVYISTAIYAFLH